The following are encoded together in the Anaerostipes caccae L1-92 genome:
- a CDS encoding DUF1848 domain-containing protein, which yields MKPVKEPVVMNLTGRLLMILSVSRRTDVPAFYGEWFINRLRDGFVLVRNPVNPKQVSKILLSRENIDCIVFWTKNPENFMKYLGELYEYPFYFQFTLNGYGKDIEPGMPDKKKELIPLFQELSEKIGNERVIWRYDPVLISKDYSIEWHIHTFESMAEALEGYTKQAVISFLDMYRKISRRMTQEGIRRPTEEEVFQFAQRAGTSAENHGMTAVTCAEHYDLTGFGIRPGSCIDRGLVEKLIGMKISVDKDKNQRPECGCAESIDIGSYDTCPAGCLYCYAGHSREFVNQTAAQYRPEALMLCGKTDQFDKITERKAESCVITQLSFFEGSTGGQMR from the coding sequence ATGAAGCCAGTGAAAGAACCAGTGGTAATGAATCTGACAGGGAGACTGCTTATGATATTGAGTGTCAGCAGAAGGACCGATGTTCCGGCTTTTTATGGAGAATGGTTCATCAACCGGCTTCGGGATGGCTTTGTTCTCGTGAGGAATCCGGTGAATCCAAAACAAGTCAGCAAAATTCTGCTTTCCAGAGAAAACATTGACTGTATCGTGTTCTGGACAAAGAATCCTGAAAATTTTATGAAGTATTTAGGAGAGCTTTACGAGTATCCATTTTATTTTCAATTTACACTCAATGGATACGGAAAGGATATAGAACCGGGAATGCCCGATAAGAAAAAAGAATTGATTCCCCTGTTTCAGGAGCTGTCCGAAAAGATCGGGAATGAGCGGGTTATATGGCGCTATGATCCTGTGCTGATCAGCAAAGATTATTCTATAGAATGGCATATTCATACGTTTGAATCCATGGCAGAAGCCCTGGAGGGATATACAAAACAGGCGGTGATCAGTTTTTTAGATATGTACCGGAAGATAAGCAGACGGATGACACAGGAGGGAATTCGCCGGCCCACCGAAGAAGAAGTCTTTCAATTTGCTCAGAGAGCAGGGACCTCCGCGGAAAATCATGGTATGACTGCGGTGACCTGTGCGGAGCACTATGACCTTACCGGCTTCGGCATCAGACCGGGCAGCTGTATTGACAGAGGACTTGTGGAAAAACTTATTGGAATGAAAATTTCTGTGGATAAAGATAAAAATCAAAGGCCGGAGTGTGGATGCGCAGAGAGTATTGATATCGGAAGTTATGATACCTGTCCGGCAGGCTGTCTGTACTGTTATGCCGGCCACAGCAGAGAATTTGTAAATCAAACTGCGGCACAGTACCGGCCGGAGGCTCTGATGCTATGCGGAAAGACGGATCAGTTCGATAAGATAACGGAAAGAAAAGCCGAGTCCTGCGTCATTACACAGCTGAGTTTTTTTGAGGGAAGCACTGGCGGACAAATGAGGTGA
- a CDS encoding TetR/AcrR family transcriptional regulator: protein MDASEKTKYKLAGAVRELMVFTPVDRITVKQIVERCDVTRQTFYRNFKDKYDLINWYFDKLAIVSFRQMGVSLTLREGLIKKFEFIKGERCFFTAAFKSEDHNSLLQHDFDFIYEFYKDIIKKKYQKEIPPDIKFLLEMYCRGSIAMTVQWVTGGMKRSTEDMAELLVRALPPELAELLNDFKK, encoded by the coding sequence ATGGATGCATCGGAAAAAACAAAATACAAACTGGCAGGTGCCGTCAGGGAACTGATGGTTTTTACGCCTGTGGACCGGATCACGGTAAAACAGATCGTAGAGCGGTGTGATGTGACAAGACAGACATTTTACAGGAATTTTAAGGACAAGTATGATTTGATCAACTGGTATTTTGATAAACTTGCCATCGTATCTTTCCGGCAGATGGGTGTGAGCCTTACACTCAGGGAAGGACTGATCAAGAAGTTTGAATTTATCAAAGGAGAGCGCTGCTTCTTCACGGCGGCCTTTAAATCAGAGGATCATAACTCACTGCTCCAGCATGATTTTGATTTTATCTATGAATTTTACAAGGATATTATAAAAAAGAAATATCAGAAAGAGATCCCGCCGGATATCAAATTCCTTCTGGAAATGTACTGCCGGGGATCGATCGCCATGACGGTTCAGTGGGTAACCGGCGGAATGAAGCGGAGCACGGAAGACATGGCAGAGCTTCTGGTCAGGGCTCTGCCTCCGGAACTTGCAGAACTTTTGAATGACTTTAAAAAGTAA
- a CDS encoding RrF2 family transcriptional regulator, with the protein MNSEFTIAVHALVFLNHKRESVSSDKLAANICTNPARVRKIMGKLKKKGLISTKEGVVGGYLFDLDPSKVTLYDVSSALDVPFVSSSWRSGGSDLPCLVASGMAGIMDDIYGTLDQLCKDYLKQVTIQTIDQKIFGSSTVKENENEKI; encoded by the coding sequence ATGAACAGCGAATTTACGATAGCAGTCCACGCACTCGTTTTTTTAAACCATAAAAGAGAAAGCGTATCCAGCGACAAGCTGGCCGCCAATATCTGTACGAACCCGGCCAGAGTCCGAAAGATCATGGGAAAACTCAAGAAAAAGGGGCTGATTTCTACAAAAGAAGGGGTGGTGGGAGGATATCTGTTTGACCTGGACCCATCCAAAGTAACTCTTTATGATGTCAGCAGTGCCCTGGATGTTCCCTTTGTCTCTTCTTCCTGGCGGAGCGGCGGCAGCGATCTGCCCTGTCTGGTGGCTTCCGGCATGGCAGGCATTATGGATGATATTTACGGCACACTGGATCAGTTATGCAAAGATTATTTGAAACAAGTAACCATTCAAACCATCGATCAAAAGATCTTCGGTTCATCCACAGTAAAGGAGAATGAAAATGAAAAAATATGA